CGTGGTCATTGCCCAGTTGGCCTGTATTATCGATATGCTGATGCACGGACGGACGTTGAGATTGCCGGTTGCTGGGGGATCGGCAACTCAGATCAATAAAAACGAAAGTCCGGTAGCATTCCACTTCATACTTGTGGGCTGGCTCGCTCTGTTTGCATTTATAGACTTCCTCATTTGGGGACGTTCATAGGGCATGCAAATGGCCGATAATGGTCGTCAGCGCCGGTCGAACGCTACCGTCTTGGTTGCCTCAAAGGAAGGTTTGACGACGGCTTCATACCAATCGGCTCGAAAGCCCGGAAGTGCCGATAGATGGGCTGTTAGGTCATTCCAACCCTTTGCTTCCTCATGAAAGGTCCATACGCGACCGGCAATTACGACGTCGCAGCAGATGAGGTCGGTGGTAATTTCATCCAGTTTGTAAAAGATGACCGCATCAATATCGGTCAGCGGAAGCTGAGCAAGGATCGCCGGTGTGATGGTCATTGCGACATGCTGCCTTGCTCACCGAATGTCAGCAAGCGGGAAGCACAAATGAGCCGTGGAACGGCAAAGAATGGTCGATCACGGCACGGCTGGGCTAAATACAGCTTGATGCCAATATGTGTCCGGTGCGCAAAACCATTCAGCGTTTGCGGCGGTTTGGAAGGACGCCAGCTGCCGCATGTCGATCCCATATCGCTGATGCAATGCGAGTAGTTCCCAGAGGTCATCATCGGTTGGAGTGCGGGCAAGCCGGATGAGAAGAGCGGTGCCTCGGCCCTCGTAATCAGATACGACCTCCATCCGATCAAGCCACCCGAAGAAGGTCGCTTCGTCGTTCTCGTGATAATAGATGACACTATCTGCAATGATCGTGGCTCTTTCGCTCATCGTGTCATGTTCCACGATCTTCCATCTCGATCAATGACAGCTTTGAGGAATTCGCAGCCCTTGCCGTAATGGCAATAAATGGTCGTTTCCAGACCGCATAACTCAGCTTTCCTACTCGGGCGGTCTCTGATCTACCCTTGGGCATGGATCAATCGCACGATCTTCACGCCCTCTCGCGGTCGCTCCACAAAGGCTTACTGGCGCATGGGCGTCGCGTCACTGTCGCCCCGCTGTCGCGCCAGCGGCGCGGGACCATGACCCGATTTCCGGGCGGGTGTCGCGTCACAGGCGCGTCGTCGGTGCGGCACAGGCGCGTGGCCGGCGCATTTCGCTGGAATCAGCCTCACGACACTGTGAACTTCGACTGTCGCGTCGATTTCAGGTCGAGACCCGCCACCAATTTTCAGGAAGAAGCCGGACCTATCCGGCCGCTTGTCGCAGCCCGCAGCAGCGCGACACGGAAAAAGCGTCCCGCCTTTGCCCCTGAAGGCGGGACGGGACGCTCCATCGGTCGCAGGCCGCCCCGTGATAACCATGCGCGGGCCGCATCCATCGATCCAACGGCATGGACAAAGGGTCGTTCCCGGGTTGATCGCAGCCCTGCCGCGATCCGTCGCAAAATCTGCCCCATCTGGGCAGCCTCCCGGCCGGATGTCGCCGGGAGGCGTAGCGCCTCAACGCTGGGCAAGCTGGACGGCCGGCTTGCGGCTGATGGTCAGGCCGGCATCGGCCCAATCCTGCTTGCTGCGACAATCGACGCTGGGAACCTGCGAGTTGGGCTGCACTTCGCGGAAGCAATAGCGATCGGTCTTCTCTTCATAGCTGACCTTGGCATTGCCGAACTTGCCTTCCGGCTGGGCGAAGGCGGGCGCAGCGGCAACGGTCATGGCGGCAGCGGCGGCGATGATGGCGATGGTCTTCATGAGCAAATTCCTTCCCTGATCTTCTGTCGAACGAACGCGCCGCTCTCAGCGCTGAGCCAACTGGACGGCCGGCTTGCGGCTGATGGTCAGGCCGGCGTCGGCCCAATCCTGCTTGCTGCGACAATCGACGCTGGGAACCTGCGAGTTGGGCTGCACTTCGCGGAAGCAATAGCGGTCGGTCTTCTCTTCATAGCTGACCTTGGCATTGCCGAACTTGCCTTCCGGCTGAGCGAAGGCGGGTGCGGCGGCAACGGTCATGGCGGCAGCGGCGGCGATGATGGCGATGGTCTTCATGAGCAAATTCCTTCCCTGAAATCTCGATCCATGACCCCCGATCGGGTCATGCCAGGAGCATTGCAGGGGTCGTGCCAATTTGCCGAAAGCCCGATAAATCGGGGTTCATTTCACGCCGGGCGGTCATATTGAATGAAATAAACGCGGATAGTGGGTCTTAAATTACAATATTTGGCATTTTTCACATACAACAATTCACCCCGGCTTCGCCGCACGCCAGAAAAGCCATATTGTCAATCAAAACAGTAGTGATATTATCATGCTGCAGATTTGGAGGCGCAGATGACCATTCACCCCCTGTCGGATGACCGGACCCCCACGATCCTGACCGTCCCCGGCCTGATGAACAGCGGCCCGGGCCACTGGCAAAGCCTTTGGGAAAAGGCGCTTCCAGACTGCCATCGGGTCGAACTGGGCAGTTGGGACGCACCCCGGCGCAACGCCTGGATTACCAATCTTGGCCATGCCATTGCCCGGATCGACGGTCCGGTGATCCTCGCCGCGCACAGCCTGGGCTGCCATGCGGTGACCTGGTGGGCAGCGTTCGAAACCGGACAGTTGCGGGACAAGGTGGTCGGCGCTCTGCTGGTCGCACCGCCCGAAGTGGACAGCGGCGCGGTCGATCGCCGGCTGGTCGGCTTTGGCCCGACGCCCAAAGACCTGCTTCCCTTCCCCTCGATCGTCGTCGCCAGCCGGGACGACCCCTATATCGCCTTTGCCAACGCGCGCCGCCTTGCCCAATTCTGGGGCAGCCAGTTCGCCGATGCCGGCGAATGCGGCCATATCAACGCGGAATCGGACCTTGATGAATGGCGTTTCGGCCAGTTCCTGCTGGCGCGGCTGCGCAATCCCGACACTGCCCATATTGCACATGCCTCTGTCCTGGGCGAAGAAGCCCGGCGCAGTGCCGAAATGACCCTGCGCTACGGCGTCTAACCCGGCCCCTCGTCCGGGCTTTATGCCGGCCCGGGCAGGGATTACCCCGATGGCCTCCCTTGTTGCCACTCCCTAGCCTGCCACCATCAAAACGCAGACAGGGGTTTGCATGGCCAAGTCATTCCGCATCCGTATGCCGGCTGCCGCGCTGCTGCTGTCAACTGTCGGCACCAGCCTGCCCGCCCTTGCGCAACAGGCTGCGGACACTCCCGACAAGGCCAATGCTGCGCTGGCGGCAGACGCGCCAGCCACGCCACCGCCCGATGGCCAGGCGGCCCCCGCCTCCGCAGACCCCGTGATCACACCGCAGAAGAAGGGCTTTTTCAGCCGCTTCATCGACGAGGAAGATCATGGCCTCGATTTCTCGAACTTCCTGGCCAAGGGCGGCTTCATCCCGGTTCCGATCATCATTACCGAACCAGCCGTGGATGGCGGCTTCGGCCTGGCCGCAGCCTTCCTGTCCGCCGATAAGGACCATCCCAGACAGATCACCAAGACGGCCGTTGCCGCCTTCAAGACCGGCAACGGGTCTGACGGCATTGGCGCCTTCCGGTCCGGCTATGCCTTTGACGGGCGTCTCAACTATCGCATCGGCATCGGCCATGGAAAGATCACGCTCGACGCTTTCCCGGCCTTCCTGCCTGAAGGCCTGGAATATACAAATCACTATAAATACGGCATTTTCGGTTCAGCATTCTGGCATCTCAAGGATGACCGCTTTTCCTTTGGACCGCTGTTTGACTTTCGCAAGCTCCAGTCCCGGATCGACATAACCGGTCTGCCCGACGATTTTGCCGACGATTTCAACCGGACGATGAAGACCGGCGCACTCGGTGCCGGTTTCCACTTCGACAATCGCGACAATCCGGTGACGCCGACCCGGGGCACCAACGCCTATGTCGAGGCAAAATTCGACCGCGACGCCTTTGGCAGCAAGCGTGATTTTGAAACCTATAATGTCGAAGCCTATAGTTTCGACAAGTTCACGTCCGATCTGCGCTTTGGCTACAAGTTCGACCTCAACATGATCCGCGGCGACTTCCCGGCCTATTTCGCTCCCGCCATCAATCTGCGCGGCGTCCAGGCCCAGGAATATCAGGGCTCCACCGTCCTTAGCACCGAACTGGAACTGACCTGGCAGGTCAGCCCGCGCTGGTCGCTGCTGGGCTTTGGCGGCTATGGCACCACCGATGGTGGCGACCGTCGGATCTTTCGGGATTCGGGCGACGTCTGGGCCGGCGGCGCGGGCTTCCGCTACAAGCTG
The sequence above is drawn from the Sphingobium sp. AP49 genome and encodes:
- a CDS encoding alpha/beta hydrolase → MTIHPLSDDRTPTILTVPGLMNSGPGHWQSLWEKALPDCHRVELGSWDAPRRNAWITNLGHAIARIDGPVILAAHSLGCHAVTWWAAFETGQLRDKVVGALLVAPPEVDSGAVDRRLVGFGPTPKDLLPFPSIVVASRDDPYIAFANARRLAQFWGSQFADAGECGHINAESDLDEWRFGQFLLARLRNPDTAHIAHASVLGEEARRSAEMTLRYGV